Proteins found in one Gordonia sp. PDNC005 genomic segment:
- a CDS encoding SAV_6107 family HEPN domain-containing protein, producing the protein MARLRASARSSESTRSVVDERVVLRSRELLERAEALFEDASAVEDDGAERFRLFYLAAIRASAAVLAVHEPPGPVRRRRDARDAWSRIKAVAPEAHDLAEYFGGLSVMRGHVEAGLVKTVDSTLCARVERRAMEFLDLADATLLMYEQGKMPDRRRSTGRSGGRQADLLVS; encoded by the coding sequence ATGGCACGGTTGCGAGCGAGTGCACGATCGTCCGAGTCGACGCGCAGCGTCGTCGACGAGCGGGTCGTGCTGCGCAGCCGAGAGCTCCTGGAACGGGCGGAGGCGCTCTTCGAGGATGCGTCGGCAGTCGAGGACGACGGCGCCGAGCGGTTCCGCCTCTTCTACCTGGCTGCGATCCGGGCGTCCGCTGCTGTCCTGGCCGTACACGAGCCTCCGGGGCCGGTCCGTCGGCGCCGCGATGCGCGTGACGCCTGGAGTCGGATCAAGGCCGTGGCGCCCGAGGCTCACGATCTCGCGGAGTACTTCGGCGGACTCTCGGTGATGCGCGGTCACGTCGAGGCCGGACTGGTCAAGACTGTCGACTCGACGTTGTGCGCGCGTGTGGAACGCAGGGCGATGGAGTTCTTGGACCTGGCAGATGCCACACTATTGATGTACGAACAGGGAAAGATGCCCGATCGTCGTCGGTCGACCGGACGGAGTGGTGGTCGTCAAGCGGATCTGCTCGTATCATGA
- a CDS encoding Rv2175c family DNA-binding protein, which produces MASLPLSVNVLPADVETVDLDEAARRLHVSSNRVRTLVRDHNLLAASRDGVPVIPAAFFGPDGLAKHLEGLVRTLLDGGYTRDDAMEWLFTEQDDLGLRPADALHTHSAREVIRRAQAQAF; this is translated from the coding sequence GTGGCATCCCTTCCGCTCTCCGTCAATGTCCTGCCCGCCGACGTCGAGACCGTCGACCTCGATGAGGCCGCACGCCGACTCCACGTCTCGTCCAACCGTGTCCGGACGTTGGTCCGGGACCACAACCTTCTTGCGGCGTCCCGCGACGGCGTGCCGGTGATTCCCGCGGCGTTCTTCGGTCCCGACGGCCTCGCCAAGCACCTCGAGGGCCTGGTCCGGACTCTCCTCGACGGCGGTTACACCCGCGACGACGCGATGGAGTGGTTGTTCACCGAGCAGGACGACCTCGGTCTCCGCCCGGCGGACGCCCTGCACACGCATTCCGCACGCGAGGTCATCCGCCGGGCGCAGGCCCAGGCTTTTTAG
- the mptB gene encoding polyprenol phosphomannose-dependent alpha 1,6 mannosyltransferase MptB has translation MTTAVTKARGDATDRSFPAFIGRYPNAVLGFVGALAVTVGTYGLADVPRNNPTLADLGLAPMSYGHGKTLSGLVFWLGVTFMIWAWVRIGRTPHAMSTRATVTTVVAWAAPLMLAIPVYSRDVYAYLGQAMVLADGFDPYQDGPAHVPGPIVDSMAQIWAPTTSPYSPAFMLLARGVVAVTGQNVFAGVIAFRIVLLPGLLLTLWAVPKIAAHFGASRRRGLWLAGLNPMLLIHLVGGPHAELLLMGVLAAGVALVLDGRHVLGLLVLGCAGSLKVTAFIAVPFVVWIWIDHLRRERVVSARDGVGVFAATAAIPLAVFGAFTAVLGLGIGWTNGLTFADRIINWFTLPSLVGHVASYVLAPFHVWNLQAILPVTRLIGQIVLVVLLVWFFLRGRRDEHSAMRYMCWAMFAVLLLEPSTLPWYYSWVTVLVVAFTLPMWARQTIVGASAFLLIVFQPDDSIVFYKPVETLLALALAVLAAVSLRQADPLRLRRGGAFLLGR, from the coding sequence ATGACCACGGCAGTCACCAAGGCCCGCGGCGACGCGACCGACCGGTCGTTCCCCGCGTTCATCGGCCGGTATCCGAACGCCGTGCTGGGATTCGTGGGCGCGCTCGCAGTGACGGTCGGCACCTACGGCCTCGCCGATGTGCCGCGAAACAACCCGACGCTCGCCGACCTCGGTCTCGCGCCGATGAGCTACGGCCACGGCAAGACGCTGTCGGGCCTGGTGTTCTGGCTCGGCGTCACATTCATGATCTGGGCATGGGTGCGGATCGGTCGGACTCCCCACGCGATGAGCACACGAGCGACCGTCACGACGGTCGTGGCCTGGGCCGCGCCGCTGATGCTCGCGATCCCGGTGTACAGCCGGGACGTGTACGCCTATCTCGGTCAGGCCATGGTGCTCGCCGACGGATTCGATCCGTACCAGGACGGCCCCGCCCACGTTCCGGGGCCGATTGTCGACTCGATGGCTCAGATCTGGGCACCCACGACGTCTCCCTACAGCCCGGCGTTCATGCTGCTTGCACGCGGTGTTGTCGCGGTGACCGGCCAGAACGTGTTCGCCGGAGTCATCGCCTTCCGCATCGTTCTGCTGCCCGGTCTGCTGCTCACACTGTGGGCGGTCCCGAAGATCGCCGCGCATTTCGGCGCGAGTCGACGTCGGGGGCTGTGGCTGGCGGGGCTCAACCCCATGCTCCTGATCCATCTCGTCGGCGGTCCGCACGCCGAGCTGCTGCTGATGGGAGTGCTCGCCGCCGGGGTCGCCCTCGTCCTGGACGGCCGTCACGTCCTCGGACTGCTGGTCCTCGGCTGCGCGGGATCGCTCAAGGTGACCGCGTTCATCGCGGTCCCGTTCGTGGTCTGGATCTGGATCGATCACCTGCGCAGGGAACGGGTCGTCTCCGCACGGGACGGTGTTGGAGTGTTCGCCGCGACGGCGGCGATCCCGCTTGCGGTCTTCGGCGCGTTCACGGCCGTCCTCGGACTGGGGATCGGCTGGACCAACGGCCTGACGTTCGCCGACCGCATCATCAACTGGTTCACTCTCCCCAGCCTGGTCGGGCATGTGGCGAGCTATGTCCTCGCGCCGTTCCACGTGTGGAATCTTCAGGCGATCCTGCCGGTGACCCGCCTGATCGGCCAGATAGTACTCGTTGTCCTGCTCGTCTGGTTCTTCCTCCGCGGACGACGCGACGAACACTCCGCCATGAGATACATGTGCTGGGCGATGTTCGCGGTCCTCCTCCTGGAACCGTCGACTCTCCCCTGGTACTACTCGTGGGTGACGGTCCTGGTGGTCGCGTTCACCCTGCCGATGTGGGCGCGGCAAACGATCGTCGGAGCGAGCGCCTTCCTGCTCATCGTGTTCCAGCCGGACGATTCGATCGTGTTCTACAAGCCTGTCGAGACGCTCCTCGCCCTTGCTCTCGCAGTGCTGGCCGCGGTGTCGCTGCGGCAGGCCGACCCGCTCCGACTACGGCGCGGCGGCGCGTTCCTGCTCGGAAGATGA
- the metF gene encoding methylenetetrahydrofolate reductase [NAD(P)H]: MSERNESTAVAARGQSVIERIAAPHSGPVPFSVEFFPPRDEAAEARLWRAVRVFERMNPAFVSMTYGAGGSTRDRTVRIAGELATETTLLTIAHLTAVNHSIDELRALVGAYADKGIVNLLALRGDPPGDPLGTWTKHPQGVEYASELVELIDSLGDFHTGVASFPEGHHRSPDLASDTENLVRKLRAGAEYSVTQVFFDVDDYFRLRDRVVAADPEQGAKPLIPGLMPITSLATARRMTELSGSTIPADVEKRLVEAAGHGPEEDKAAIRQVGIDLCTEMAQRLIDEGAPCLHFCSLNFTKATSEVLERIGIDTRGALASV; the protein is encoded by the coding sequence GTGAGTGAACGCAATGAGTCGACAGCCGTCGCAGCCCGCGGGCAGTCCGTGATCGAACGGATCGCAGCCCCCCACAGCGGGCCCGTACCGTTCTCGGTCGAGTTCTTCCCGCCGCGCGACGAGGCGGCTGAAGCTCGACTGTGGCGTGCCGTGCGGGTGTTCGAACGAATGAACCCGGCCTTCGTCTCGATGACCTACGGCGCCGGGGGGAGCACCCGCGACCGCACGGTGCGCATCGCGGGCGAACTGGCGACCGAGACCACTCTGCTGACGATCGCGCACCTGACCGCGGTCAACCACAGCATCGATGAACTTCGGGCCCTTGTCGGCGCCTACGCCGACAAGGGGATCGTCAACCTTCTCGCACTGCGCGGCGACCCCCCGGGCGATCCGCTCGGCACATGGACGAAGCATCCTCAGGGTGTCGAGTACGCATCGGAACTCGTGGAGCTCATCGATTCCCTCGGCGACTTCCATACCGGCGTCGCGTCGTTCCCTGAAGGTCACCATCGGTCGCCCGACTTGGCGTCGGACACGGAGAATCTGGTCCGCAAGCTGCGCGCCGGAGCCGAGTACTCGGTGACGCAGGTGTTCTTCGACGTCGACGACTACTTCCGCCTACGCGACCGGGTGGTGGCCGCGGATCCGGAGCAGGGTGCGAAGCCGCTCATCCCGGGGCTCATGCCCATCACGTCGTTGGCCACCGCGCGTCGTATGACGGAGCTCTCGGGCAGCACGATCCCGGCGGACGTGGAGAAGCGACTCGTTGAAGCAGCAGGCCACGGTCCGGAAGAGGACAAGGCCGCCATCCGTCAGGTTGGAATCGACCTGTGCACGGAGATGGCGCAGCGGTTGATCGACGAGGGCGCACCGTGCCTGCACTTCTGCAGCCTCAACTTCACGAAGGCCACCAGTGAGGTTCTCGAACGTATCGGCATCGACACCCGAGGTGCTCTCGCCTCCGTCTGA
- a CDS encoding acetyl-CoA C-acyltransferase — protein MTGIARDAVIVDAVRTPVAKGKPGGAYHEIHPVDLHARALSALVQRTGIDPTRIDDVISGAVGQVGEQSGNTARWAALAAGLPESVPAVTVDRQCGSSQQALHFAAQGVIAGAYDVAIASGVESMSRIPIGSQFLGADFAGPTVAERYAPGLIPQGVSAELIAQKWDLSRTRLDEFSAESHRRAAAAWADGKFDSQITYVNGLRTDETIRPSSTAETLAGLRPAFRSDAWEARFPNLDWRITAGNSSPVNDGSAAVLVASDLAAQEFGLTPRARVHSFAVSGDDPILMLTGIIPATRKVLARAGLSIADIDVFEVNEAFASVVLAWQAETGADLTKVNINGGAISIGHPLGGSGARLTTTLLNNLEQVDGRFGLQVMCEAGGLANATIIERI, from the coding sequence ATGACCGGTATCGCACGTGACGCAGTGATCGTGGACGCGGTCCGCACCCCCGTGGCCAAAGGCAAGCCGGGCGGCGCGTACCACGAGATCCACCCCGTCGATCTGCACGCTCGCGCCCTGTCCGCACTCGTCCAGCGAACCGGGATCGACCCCACGAGGATCGACGACGTGATCTCCGGGGCCGTCGGCCAGGTCGGCGAGCAGTCGGGGAACACCGCTCGGTGGGCGGCACTCGCCGCCGGCCTCCCGGAGTCGGTGCCCGCGGTGACCGTCGACCGGCAATGCGGGTCGAGCCAGCAGGCTCTGCACTTCGCGGCGCAGGGTGTCATCGCAGGCGCGTACGACGTCGCGATCGCCTCAGGTGTCGAATCGATGAGTCGCATTCCCATCGGCTCTCAGTTCCTCGGCGCGGACTTCGCAGGCCCGACCGTCGCCGAGCGGTACGCACCAGGCCTCATCCCCCAGGGTGTGAGCGCTGAACTGATCGCACAGAAATGGGATCTGAGCCGGACCCGACTGGACGAGTTCTCCGCGGAATCGCACCGCCGCGCCGCGGCCGCGTGGGCGGACGGCAAGTTCGACTCGCAGATCACCTACGTCAACGGCCTCCGGACCGATGAGACGATCCGCCCGTCGTCGACCGCCGAGACCCTCGCCGGCCTGCGACCGGCGTTCCGGAGTGACGCGTGGGAGGCGCGCTTCCCGAACCTCGACTGGCGAATCACCGCGGGCAACAGTTCACCCGTCAACGACGGGTCGGCAGCTGTCCTCGTGGCGTCCGATCTCGCCGCGCAGGAGTTCGGCCTGACTCCGCGGGCGCGTGTTCACTCGTTCGCGGTCTCGGGCGACGATCCGATCCTCATGCTCACCGGCATCATTCCGGCGACCCGAAAGGTGCTCGCGCGCGCGGGCCTGAGCATCGCCGACATCGACGTGTTCGAAGTGAACGAGGCGTTCGCCAGCGTCGTCCTGGCATGGCAGGCCGAGACCGGGGCCGACCTGACGAAGGTCAACATCAACGGCGGCGCCATCTCGATCGGGCATCCGTTGGGCGGGTCGGGGGCGCGCCTGACGACCACCCTGCTCAACAATCTCGAGCAGGTGGACGGACGGTTCGGGCTTCAGGTGATGTGCGAAGCCGGCGGCCTCGCGAACGCCACGATCATCGAGCGAATCTGA
- a CDS encoding phytoene/squalene synthase family protein, translated as MSDVARGHSVARSVTARAGRTYYLASLMLPASRRRAVHALYAYARSVDDAVDSGLPPDVATARIDVLEAGLHAALRGDDPPAGLSSDDVDLLAALAAAAGDNGIPITTFDAFGHSMRMDLPGSPLFRNRYRTFDELAEYTYGSAAVIGIQMIPVLGADPSLTDGAALLGEAFQLTNFIRDVAEDLRRDRVYLPTDVLSVFGVDESRLRDDLRRQSTSSELRRAVAHLIAVNRDQYRRTTPAIERLPATTRPAIAAAARSYSDILRVIEDADHDVMAARAVVPRRTRVRHAAQSLFGAPKF; from the coding sequence ATGAGCGACGTCGCACGCGGGCACTCCGTCGCCCGATCGGTGACGGCGAGGGCAGGCCGTACCTACTATCTGGCGTCACTGATGCTGCCCGCTTCGCGACGCCGCGCGGTGCATGCACTGTACGCATACGCCAGGTCCGTCGACGACGCCGTCGACAGCGGCCTTCCACCAGATGTCGCGACAGCTCGGATCGACGTTCTCGAGGCCGGACTGCACGCCGCGCTGCGAGGCGACGATCCACCTGCTGGGCTGTCTTCCGACGACGTCGACCTACTCGCCGCGCTGGCAGCCGCCGCCGGAGACAACGGCATTCCGATCACGACGTTCGACGCCTTCGGGCACTCGATGCGCATGGACCTTCCCGGCTCTCCGCTGTTCCGAAACCGGTACCGGACATTCGACGAACTCGCCGAGTACACGTACGGTTCCGCCGCAGTCATCGGCATCCAGATGATCCCCGTACTCGGGGCCGACCCGTCGCTCACCGACGGCGCCGCACTGCTCGGCGAAGCCTTTCAACTCACCAACTTCATCCGCGACGTCGCCGAGGACCTGCGGCGCGACCGCGTGTACCTTCCGACGGACGTTCTGTCGGTGTTCGGCGTCGACGAGAGTCGACTGCGCGACGACCTCCGGCGGCAATCGACGTCATCTGAGCTGAGACGCGCAGTAGCTCATCTCATCGCGGTCAACCGGGATCAGTACCGACGCACGACACCCGCGATCGAACGACTGCCCGCGACAACTCGCCCCGCCATCGCGGCCGCCGCACGGTCGTACAGCGACATCCTCCGAGTGATCGAAGACGCCGACCACGACGTCATGGCGGCGCGAGCCGTTGTGCCGCGGCGCACCCGCGTCCGCCACGCGGCTCAGTCCCTGTTCGGCGCCCCCAAGTTCTGA
- a CDS encoding DUF3040 domain-containing protein, with amino-acid sequence MPLSEHEQRMLDEIESALYAEDPKFASSVTKQRVGRPTARRRLVAVLGFLVGLALLVGGLMVDVEVGGLRILSFIGFLVMFGAAAFGIFGPRGSNLADASSPASRGGSSSRAKPGKPSLSERMEERFQRRFDQDDH; translated from the coding sequence GTGCCGCTTTCTGAGCACGAGCAACGCATGCTCGACGAAATCGAAAGCGCGCTGTACGCCGAGGATCCGAAGTTCGCCTCGAGCGTGACAAAACAGCGCGTCGGCCGTCCGACGGCGCGACGACGCCTTGTCGCCGTGCTCGGATTCCTTGTCGGTCTGGCGCTTCTTGTCGGAGGCCTCATGGTCGACGTCGAAGTGGGCGGTCTCCGCATTCTGAGCTTCATCGGCTTCCTCGTGATGTTCGGCGCCGCGGCGTTCGGGATATTCGGTCCCCGGGGTTCGAACCTCGCCGACGCGTCGTCTCCGGCATCGCGGGGTGGATCGTCCTCGCGGGCGAAGCCGGGCAAACCGTCTCTGAGCGAACGGATGGAAGAGCGC
- the crtI gene encoding phytoene desaturase family protein encodes MTAVTAPHVVVIGAGLAGLSAAARLRQSGLDVTIVETTSAAGGLVRTETIDGHRFDTGATVLTMPGLLVDVLDAVGVTEQQARERLSLTPVDPGYVMNYSDGTSLTIPHDAAAIPASVAETFGPKAGSDVADLLTWLRRVYDAEFDVFIDRNFDGFGDLADGRTRKAAAELVRLRTLGGLTGAISRFVSDERLQRAFTFQALYAGVPPHRARAIYAIIPDMDIGRGVWAAPGGMGRVGEVLASALVDAGVRISYGITATGFTRDSSARIVAVDTTDGPIPADAVVSTVERDAVARLTGENRALRRLTYSPSAVVVHGLVPVEKTARWRSGHHTLDFGAAWTQTFAEITGRRGRLMEDGSFLVTRSAVGDPGTFVVDGMESVSVLAPTPNLDSADLPWDVLAEPYVDEVLATLARRGYPGIDAMRLLRVDHPRTWERAGLPAGTPFSAAHTAAQTGPFRTRNVWPTIDNLVLAGSATVPGVGIPPVLISGGLAASRVIDLFRTSGRR; translated from the coding sequence GTGACTGCCGTGACTGCTCCCCATGTCGTGGTGATCGGCGCAGGCCTCGCCGGATTGTCGGCAGCGGCCCGCCTCCGCCAGTCCGGCCTCGACGTGACGATCGTCGAGACAACTTCTGCCGCAGGCGGTCTCGTCCGGACCGAGACGATCGACGGGCACCGTTTCGACACGGGCGCAACGGTCCTCACGATGCCGGGGCTCCTCGTCGACGTACTCGACGCCGTCGGCGTCACCGAACAGCAGGCTCGCGAACGCCTGTCTCTGACGCCCGTTGATCCGGGCTACGTGATGAACTACTCCGACGGAACGTCGTTGACGATCCCGCACGACGCGGCGGCGATTCCCGCATCCGTCGCCGAGACCTTCGGCCCGAAGGCGGGTTCCGACGTCGCCGATCTGCTGACCTGGCTCCGGAGAGTGTACGACGCCGAGTTCGACGTCTTCATCGACCGGAATTTCGACGGATTCGGCGACCTCGCCGACGGACGGACCCGAAAGGCGGCGGCCGAGCTCGTCCGACTCCGCACGCTCGGCGGTTTGACCGGCGCGATCTCACGGTTCGTATCGGACGAGCGACTGCAGCGAGCATTCACGTTCCAGGCCCTCTACGCGGGCGTCCCACCACACCGTGCCCGCGCGATCTACGCGATCATCCCGGACATGGACATCGGGCGGGGCGTGTGGGCGGCGCCCGGCGGCATGGGTCGAGTCGGGGAGGTCCTCGCGTCGGCGCTTGTTGATGCAGGCGTCCGCATCTCCTACGGAATCACCGCGACCGGGTTCACCAGAGACTCTTCAGCCAGGATCGTCGCCGTCGACACGACCGACGGTCCGATACCCGCGGACGCAGTCGTCTCGACCGTCGAACGCGACGCCGTCGCGCGCCTGACCGGCGAGAACCGGGCACTGCGACGTCTCACCTACTCCCCGAGCGCTGTCGTCGTCCACGGCCTGGTCCCGGTCGAGAAGACCGCCCGGTGGCGATCGGGTCACCACACGCTCGACTTCGGCGCTGCGTGGACCCAGACGTTCGCCGAGATCACCGGTCGCCGCGGCCGCCTGATGGAAGACGGGTCGTTCCTCGTGACGCGAAGCGCCGTCGGCGATCCGGGCACGTTTGTCGTCGACGGCATGGAATCGGTGTCCGTGCTCGCTCCGACCCCCAATCTCGACTCGGCCGATCTGCCGTGGGATGTCCTCGCCGAGCCGTACGTCGACGAGGTTCTCGCCACGCTCGCACGCCGCGGTTACCCGGGCATCGACGCGATGCGGCTGCTCCGAGTCGACCATCCCCGTACCTGGGAACGGGCGGGCCTGCCCGCAGGCACCCCGTTCTCGGCCGCGCACACGGCCGCGCAGACCGGGCCGTTCCGCACCCGAAACGTCTGGCCGACGATCGACAACCTCGTCCTCGCAGGCAGTGCGACAGTTCCCGGTGTCGGCATCCCTCCGGTCCTGATCTCCGGCGGCCTCGCCGCGTCGCGCGTCATCGACCTGTTTCGAACCAGCGGGCGCCGATGA
- a CDS encoding polyprenyl synthetase family protein, with product MVNLTELPAAVDDVLDGFFQATAPILESIYPTVGEAGDALRDFVMTGGKRVRPLFVFAGRQCASTLPTSAGGDKITMIETPEALHETLRVCAAIELIQACALVHDDILDRSDTRRQNPTVHRRFEAVHADRGWSSDSGHYGDSAAILIGDMALAWADDLFHGAMPTPDAAYAPPHRPIPFAATAVWSRMRTEVLAGQFLDITNEVSGDESLTAAERVMAYKTAAYTVARPLELGATLGGASPELCAELHGLGIDLGIAFQLRDDLLGVFGDPAETGKPSGDDLVAGKRTALLAVALDAASDADARLLRNSIGRPIGDAELTAARDVLVRSGAVAEIERQIADRRDAGLARIDALDCPAGARTDLTSMAHRVTSRSK from the coding sequence GTGGTGAATCTGACGGAGCTGCCGGCTGCAGTGGACGATGTGCTCGACGGGTTCTTCCAGGCCACGGCACCGATCCTCGAGTCGATCTATCCCACTGTCGGCGAGGCAGGCGACGCCCTGCGCGACTTCGTGATGACCGGTGGCAAGCGCGTCCGTCCACTGTTCGTGTTCGCCGGACGGCAGTGCGCCTCTACGCTCCCGACGAGCGCCGGCGGAGATAAAATCACGATGATTGAAACTCCGGAGGCGCTACACGAGACGCTGCGAGTGTGCGCGGCGATCGAGCTGATCCAAGCGTGCGCCCTGGTCCACGACGACATCCTCGATCGTTCCGACACGCGCAGGCAGAATCCGACGGTGCACCGTCGTTTCGAAGCCGTCCACGCCGACCGAGGGTGGTCGTCCGACTCCGGGCACTACGGCGATTCGGCCGCGATCCTGATCGGCGACATGGCTCTGGCCTGGGCAGACGACCTGTTTCACGGTGCCATGCCGACACCTGACGCCGCCTACGCTCCCCCGCACCGCCCGATCCCGTTCGCGGCGACCGCGGTGTGGTCCAGGATGCGGACCGAGGTGCTCGCGGGCCAGTTTCTCGACATCACCAACGAGGTGTCCGGTGACGAGTCGCTGACCGCTGCAGAACGAGTGATGGCTTACAAGACCGCCGCCTACACCGTCGCTCGTCCACTGGAACTAGGTGCGACACTCGGTGGTGCCTCTCCCGAACTGTGCGCCGAACTTCACGGACTCGGCATCGATCTCGGGATAGCGTTCCAGCTTCGCGACGATCTGCTGGGTGTTTTCGGCGACCCCGCCGAGACGGGCAAACCCTCGGGCGACGATCTCGTCGCAGGCAAGCGCACGGCCCTGCTCGCCGTCGCTCTCGACGCCGCGTCCGACGCCGACGCCAGGCTGCTGCGCAACAGCATCGGGCGCCCCATCGGAGACGCCGAGTTGACCGCAGCTCGCGACGTCCTCGTCCGATCCGGAGCCGTCGCCGAGATCGAACGACAGATCGCCGATCGACGCGACGCCGGCCTCGCCAGGATCGACGCACTCGACTGCCCCGCAGGGGCGCGCACCGACCTCACATCCATGGCGCACCGCGTCACCAGCCGAAGCAAGTGA
- a CDS encoding helix-turn-helix domain-containing protein — MRLDGVLEDRGAWVTHGRCPIEKAMRVVGTRNAMLVMREAFYGTMRFDDFAERVGMSPATTSANLKGLVEAGLLDKRAYREEGERTRHEYVLTDSGRDLMPVVFGLFQWGEAHADAPTPLRLAHVDCNAPVRVEMRCADGHEPSDDQIAVRVDSFDQNLGAPNRD, encoded by the coding sequence ATGCGATTGGACGGGGTGCTCGAGGACCGCGGCGCCTGGGTCACTCACGGGCGGTGTCCGATCGAGAAGGCGATGCGAGTGGTCGGCACACGCAACGCGATGCTGGTGATGCGGGAGGCGTTCTACGGCACCATGCGGTTCGACGACTTCGCCGAGCGAGTCGGCATGTCTCCGGCGACGACGTCGGCCAACCTGAAGGGCCTCGTGGAGGCCGGGCTGCTCGATAAGCGTGCGTATCGAGAAGAGGGGGAGCGCACTCGCCACGAGTACGTGCTCACCGACTCCGGTCGGGACCTCATGCCAGTCGTGTTCGGCCTGTTCCAGTGGGGAGAGGCCCACGCCGACGCGCCCACGCCACTGCGACTGGCGCACGTCGACTGCAATGCGCCCGTCCGCGTCGAAATGCGATGCGCAGACGGCCATGAACCCTCCGACGACCAGATCGCGGTGCGGGTGGATAGCTTCGATCAGAACTTGGGGGCGCCGAACAGGGACTGA
- a CDS encoding GNAT family N-acetyltransferase codes for MTTRSPSPYRLVALHPQDANEWIDPAVHTYVTAMNYPRGTEAHRAPLWRDHMSRPGWYAVGALMEVSSVDALRPSISRLRVDGMTGVDREILVGVAYGYHGARDQWWNQQLRSGLRRTGCSTAEIEKITSDYFELTELHVHPIAQGARLGERLLLALLADRPESTVLLSTPEVADEANRAWSLYRRLGFADVLRGFTFVGDSRPFAFLGRPLPCREDHSLQRSGTMTP; via the coding sequence ATGACCACCCGTTCGCCGTCGCCGTACCGCCTGGTGGCGCTGCATCCGCAGGACGCGAACGAGTGGATCGACCCCGCGGTGCACACGTACGTGACGGCGATGAACTATCCGCGCGGAACGGAGGCGCACCGTGCTCCCCTGTGGCGGGACCACATGTCTCGACCGGGTTGGTACGCGGTCGGCGCGCTCATGGAGGTGTCGAGCGTCGATGCACTTCGCCCATCGATCAGCCGACTCCGCGTCGACGGCATGACCGGCGTGGACCGCGAGATACTCGTCGGAGTCGCGTACGGGTATCACGGCGCCCGCGATCAGTGGTGGAACCAGCAACTTCGATCCGGCCTTCGGCGCACCGGATGCTCGACGGCCGAGATCGAAAAGATCACGTCCGACTACTTCGAGCTCACCGAACTCCACGTCCACCCGATCGCACAGGGCGCACGGCTGGGCGAACGCCTGTTGTTGGCACTGCTCGCGGACCGGCCCGAATCGACGGTTCTCCTCTCGACGCCGGAGGTCGCCGATGAGGCGAACCGCGCGTGGTCGCTGTATCGGCGTCTAGGATTCGCCGACGTCCTGCGCGGCTTCACCTTCGTCGGCGATTCCCGCCCCTTCGCGTTCCTCGGGCGGCCGCTCCCGTGTCGCGAGGACCATTCGTTGCAGCGCTCTGGCACGATGACACCGTGA